One Dreissena polymorpha isolate Duluth1 chromosome 9, UMN_Dpol_1.0, whole genome shotgun sequence genomic window carries:
- the LOC127845059 gene encoding uncharacterized protein LOC127845059 isoform X2, with protein sequence MFRLLRACVVLYWIQCDASMYYEHNNMTCIMCTPGSHWVGHCLTDGASAKCVPCPDNHYLPYDNRAYSCQACRISCRNQNHEDESVQREVIVQPCTTISDLKCQCKEGFWRKSGAYGVCLLVSTCDQGQGVKTKATPNSDTVCEDCIDGETFSNVSSTTEQCLACSTCGTDEIDQRSCTSTEDTICALWVTTDRKELIWGLGVGISLLVVVFVTIGVGLCVCCCCRRAKSDPSNQVELLVNNVCTHEVVNRSGNRAHGTAVQGQRPEENGIFTHLLIDETNTNDTASRKESVQVIVSHARNRGNASGSASQANGASVNDIASHTVSAQDNENETEEPIVENGQLCIDNAYIRKGRAANVIPDGKKAGAKNKPSDASDPELFSDSAISVVGEEEKLVREQCYKLFRAWENNQTDVRELPAMEIPLELVRRLTSMFREDTAMNCSCTCLEILERYENAWFRKCRHINTRT encoded by the exons ATGTTCAGGCTTCTCAGGGCATGCGTCGTACTTTATTGGATCCAATGTGATGCGAGTATGTACTATGAGCACAACAACATGACATGCATCATGTGTACTCCGGGGTCACATTGGGTTGGTCATTGCTTGACCGACGGAGCGTCTGCTAAGTGCGTCCCTTGTCCAGACAACCACTACCTCCCTTACGACAACAGAGCGTATTCTTGTCAGGCATGTAGGATAAGTTGTAGGAACCAGAATCACGAGGACGAGAGTGTTCAGAGAGAAGTTATAGTACAGCCCTGTACTACTATCTCTGACTTGAAGTGCCAATGTAAGGAAGGTTTCTGGAGAAAATCCGGGGCTTATGGCGTGTGTCTTCTTGTGTCGACATGTGATCAAGGACAGGGCGTTAAAACCAAAG CTACCCCAAACAGTGACACAGTATGTGAGGATTGTATTGATGGAGAAACATTTTCAAATGTGTCATCAACAACAGAACAATGTCTTGCATGCTCCACATGCGGCACGGATGAAATCGATCAGCGTTCTTGCACCTCAACTGAGGACACTATATGTGCTCTGTGGGTTACAACTG ATCGCAAGGAGCTGATTTGGGGCCTTGGTGTTGGAATTTCCTTGCTGGTCGTGGTGTTTGTAACAATTGGTGTTGGGCTTTGTGTCTGCTGTTGCTGCCGACGTGCTAAAAGTGATCCAT caaatcaaGTTGAACTTCTAGTCAATAATGTCTGTACGCACGAAGTCGTCAATAGAAGTGGAAACCGAGCACATGGGACTGCTGTTCAGGGACAAAGACCTGAGGAAAATGGGATATTCACACACTTGTTGATCgatgaaacaaatacaaatgacactgcatctcGTAAGGAGTCGGTTCAAGTTATTGTTAGTCACGCCCGCAATAGAGGTAATGCCAGTGGATCTGCTTCACAGGCAAATGGGGCGTCTGTCAACGATATTGCTTCGCACACCGTTAGTGCTCAAGACAACGAGAACGAGACTGAAGAGCCTATCGTTGAAAATGGGCAACTTTGTATTGATAATGCATACATACGCAAGGGAAGAGCTGCAAATGTGATACCTGATGGAAAAAAAGCTGGTGCTAAAA ACAAACCATCCGATGCTTCCGACCCAGAACTGTTTA GTGACTCTGCTATATCAGTTGTTGGGGAGGAAGAGAAGCTAGTGCGTGAGCAGTGCTACAAACTCTTTCGTGCTTGGGAAAATAATCAGACCGATGTCCGAGAACTACCAGCCATGGAAATCCCATTGGAACTTGTCAGAAGATTGACGTCAATGTTTCGGGAAGACACTGCCATGAATTGTTCATGTACATGCCTGGAAATATTAGAACGTTATGAAAACGCGTGGTTTCGAAAATGCAGACATATAAATACACGCACATAG
- the LOC127845056 gene encoding uncharacterized protein LOC127845056 gives MTIKECVLLALCAIVNCVNGLPANTYRTEKGLICYLCPPGKFFVRDCSLDYETAICSPCPNGYYIAISSVAERCQPCSSVCPNTNYESPDDQPEIITVNCTSATDIQCECKPGFWRESGFNGMCRRAKLCEEGRGVKALATGNSDTVCEHCEPGQTFSNMSSANEKCRPCTQCDALMYVGRVCLPNRDTECILHSTIITTKTTTSLNKHGAQKTLHLGIGLGFGTLFFAGIVIVGVWCRVRRKRKHAYRSSSKDQLSSSKRTHSSESDLDSTSKDDGFNENLSKTSALRESDHCISGPSGDRGILKKEKDNTLSQCMMDIYRDKMLSVGAIVRSNEVVGTGFRVGKQCIVTALHVVMEIIDPRKCGEHNFSKLKKASIVFSDNPFDPSARHYNFSAESFYFYEDLDVAILEIPHPDGMLPKKLTLRKEPVDLVDTVSLIGYGHPGNSNKHFENSCQILYSNSHEINCAHTVFRKNIDKFRTGLLRGYDSSMVERGYQGHDSPHLILMHCFMEHGASGSPILACVNPSEGIVEVVGVLTRGFPEFYFCLDKRHKYYLPDNCRFEAGPRMTSIYERMTSQSNEIMADLFG, from the exons ATGACAATAAAAGAATGTGTACTGTTGGCACTGTGTGCGATTGTCAACTGCGTGAATGGCCTCCCGgcgaacacatatagaacagaaAAAGGTTTGATATGCTACCTATGCCCACCAGGAAAGTTCTTTGTAAGAGACTGTTCGCTGGACTATGAAACAGCGATTTGCAGCCCGTGTCCGAATGGATATTACATAGCAATATCTAGTGTGGCCGAAAGGTGCCAGCCTTGTTCTTCCGTATGTCCGAATACGAATTATGAATCACCTGACGATCAACCGGAAATTATCACTGTCAACTGCACGAGTGCGACAGACATACAATGTGAGTGCAAGCCGGGATTTTGGCGAGAGAGTGGATTCAATGGCATGTGTCGAAGGGCAAAGTTGTGTGAAGAAGGGCGCGGGGTAAAAGCATTAG CCACGGGGAACTCTGACACCGTCTGCGAACATTGTGAGCCCGGTCAGACGTTTTCAAATATGTCGTCTGCAAACGAAAAATGCCGGCCTTGTACACAATGTGACGCTCTGATGTACGTCGGACGTGTATGTCTACCAAACAGAGACACAGAGTGTATTCTTCATTCGACGATTATTACAACAAAAACTACAA CTTCACTAAACAAACATGGAGCCCAAAAGACGTTACACCTCGGCATAGGTTTAGGTTTTGGCACACTTTTTTTTGCTGGAATAGTAATTGTCGGAGTGTGGTGTCGTGTAAGGAGGAAACGTAAGCATG CTTATAGGAGCTCGTCAAAGGATCAGCTTAGCTCATCAAAACGCACACATAGCAGCGAATCAGATTTGGATTCAACGTCTAAAGATGATGGATTCAATGAAAACTTATCTAAAACGTCTGCTTTGAGAG AGAGTGACCATTGTATCTCAGGACCATCCGGTGACCGTGGCATTTTGAAG AAGGAGAAAGACAATACATTATCTCAGTGTATGATGGATATCTACCGTGATAAGATGTTATCAGTAGGAGCCATTGTCAGATCTAACGAGGTGGTTGGTACCGGATTTAGAGTGGGAAAACAATGCATAGTAACTGCTCTGCATGTTGTTATGGAAATTATAG ACCCAAGGAAATGTGGAGAACACAACttttccaaattaaaaaaagcgtCTATTGTGTTTAGTGATAATCCGTTCGATCCATCGGCCAGGCACTACAACTTCAGCGCAGAGAGTTTTTATTTCTATGAAGATCTGGATGTTGCTATTCTAGAAATACCTCACCCCGATGGAATGTTGCCCAAAAAGCTCACACTTAGAAAAGAGCCAGTCGATCTTGTCGACACTGTTTCATTGATTGGGTATGGTCACCCAGGAAATTCAAATAAGCATTTTGAGAACAGTTGCCAAATTTTATACAGCAATTCACACGAAATTAATTGTGCACACACTGTTTTCCGCAAAAACATTGACAAATTCCGGACAGGCTTGCTGCGGGGATATGATAGCTCGATGGTGGAAAGAGGTTATCAGGGCCACGATTCTCCACATTTAATACTGATGCATTGCTTTATGGAACACGGCGCATCAGGTTCACCTATTCTGGCCTGCGTCAATCCATCAGAAGGAATCGTAGAAGTTGTTGGGGTGCTTACTCGTGGCTTTCctgaattttatttttgtttggacAAAAGGCATAAATACTATCTACCTGATAATTGTAGATTTGAAGCTGGCCCCCGCATGACATCTATATATGAACGTATGACTAGCCAATCGAACGAAATTATGGCGGATTTGTTTGGTTAA
- the LOC127845059 gene encoding uncharacterized protein LOC127845059 isoform X3 yields the protein MFRLLRACVVLYWIQCDASMYYEHNNMTCIMCTPGSHWVGHCLTDGASAKCVPCPDNHYLPYDNRAYSCQACRISCRNQNHEDESVQREVIVQPCTTISDLKCQCKEGFWRKSGAYGVCLLVSTCDQGQGVKTKATPNSDTVCEDCIDGETFSNVSSTTEQCLACSTCGTDEIDQRSCTSTEDTICALWVTTANQVELLVNNVCTHEVVNRSGNRAHGTAVQGQRPEENGIFTHLLIDETNTNDTASRKESVQVIVSHARNRGNASGSASQANGASVNDIASHTVSAQDNENETEEPIVENGQLCIDNAYIRKGRAANVIPDGKKAGAKNKPSDASDPELFMQKVFCDLSKEMDCYFRMFFRKNGISDSAISVVGEEEKLVREQCYKLFRAWENNQTDVRELPAMEIPLELVRRLTSMFREDTAMNCSCTCLEILERYENAWFRKCRHINTRT from the exons ATGTTCAGGCTTCTCAGGGCATGCGTCGTACTTTATTGGATCCAATGTGATGCGAGTATGTACTATGAGCACAACAACATGACATGCATCATGTGTACTCCGGGGTCACATTGGGTTGGTCATTGCTTGACCGACGGAGCGTCTGCTAAGTGCGTCCCTTGTCCAGACAACCACTACCTCCCTTACGACAACAGAGCGTATTCTTGTCAGGCATGTAGGATAAGTTGTAGGAACCAGAATCACGAGGACGAGAGTGTTCAGAGAGAAGTTATAGTACAGCCCTGTACTACTATCTCTGACTTGAAGTGCCAATGTAAGGAAGGTTTCTGGAGAAAATCCGGGGCTTATGGCGTGTGTCTTCTTGTGTCGACATGTGATCAAGGACAGGGCGTTAAAACCAAAG CTACCCCAAACAGTGACACAGTATGTGAGGATTGTATTGATGGAGAAACATTTTCAAATGTGTCATCAACAACAGAACAATGTCTTGCATGCTCCACATGCGGCACGGATGAAATCGATCAGCGTTCTTGCACCTCAACTGAGGACACTATATGTGCTCTGTGGGTTACAACTG caaatcaaGTTGAACTTCTAGTCAATAATGTCTGTACGCACGAAGTCGTCAATAGAAGTGGAAACCGAGCACATGGGACTGCTGTTCAGGGACAAAGACCTGAGGAAAATGGGATATTCACACACTTGTTGATCgatgaaacaaatacaaatgacactgcatctcGTAAGGAGTCGGTTCAAGTTATTGTTAGTCACGCCCGCAATAGAGGTAATGCCAGTGGATCTGCTTCACAGGCAAATGGGGCGTCTGTCAACGATATTGCTTCGCACACCGTTAGTGCTCAAGACAACGAGAACGAGACTGAAGAGCCTATCGTTGAAAATGGGCAACTTTGTATTGATAATGCATACATACGCAAGGGAAGAGCTGCAAATGTGATACCTGATGGAAAAAAAGCTGGTGCTAAAA ACAAACCATCCGATGCTTCCGACCCAGAACTGTTTA TGCAGAAAGTCTTTTGCGACCTGTCAAAAGAGATGGATTGCTATTTCAGGATGTTCTTTCGTAAAAATGGaataa GTGACTCTGCTATATCAGTTGTTGGGGAGGAAGAGAAGCTAGTGCGTGAGCAGTGCTACAAACTCTTTCGTGCTTGGGAAAATAATCAGACCGATGTCCGAGAACTACCAGCCATGGAAATCCCATTGGAACTTGTCAGAAGATTGACGTCAATGTTTCGGGAAGACACTGCCATGAATTGTTCATGTACATGCCTGGAAATATTAGAACGTTATGAAAACGCGTGGTTTCGAAAATGCAGACATATAAATACACGCACATAG
- the LOC127845059 gene encoding uncharacterized protein LOC127845059 isoform X1, whose protein sequence is MFRLLRACVVLYWIQCDASMYYEHNNMTCIMCTPGSHWVGHCLTDGASAKCVPCPDNHYLPYDNRAYSCQACRISCRNQNHEDESVQREVIVQPCTTISDLKCQCKEGFWRKSGAYGVCLLVSTCDQGQGVKTKATPNSDTVCEDCIDGETFSNVSSTTEQCLACSTCGTDEIDQRSCTSTEDTICALWVTTDRKELIWGLGVGISLLVVVFVTIGVGLCVCCCCRRAKSDPSNQVELLVNNVCTHEVVNRSGNRAHGTAVQGQRPEENGIFTHLLIDETNTNDTASRKESVQVIVSHARNRGNASGSASQANGASVNDIASHTVSAQDNENETEEPIVENGQLCIDNAYIRKGRAANVIPDGKKAGAKNKPSDASDPELFMQKVFCDLSKEMDCYFRMFFRKNGISDSAISVVGEEEKLVREQCYKLFRAWENNQTDVRELPAMEIPLELVRRLTSMFREDTAMNCSCTCLEILERYENAWFRKCRHINTRT, encoded by the exons ATGTTCAGGCTTCTCAGGGCATGCGTCGTACTTTATTGGATCCAATGTGATGCGAGTATGTACTATGAGCACAACAACATGACATGCATCATGTGTACTCCGGGGTCACATTGGGTTGGTCATTGCTTGACCGACGGAGCGTCTGCTAAGTGCGTCCCTTGTCCAGACAACCACTACCTCCCTTACGACAACAGAGCGTATTCTTGTCAGGCATGTAGGATAAGTTGTAGGAACCAGAATCACGAGGACGAGAGTGTTCAGAGAGAAGTTATAGTACAGCCCTGTACTACTATCTCTGACTTGAAGTGCCAATGTAAGGAAGGTTTCTGGAGAAAATCCGGGGCTTATGGCGTGTGTCTTCTTGTGTCGACATGTGATCAAGGACAGGGCGTTAAAACCAAAG CTACCCCAAACAGTGACACAGTATGTGAGGATTGTATTGATGGAGAAACATTTTCAAATGTGTCATCAACAACAGAACAATGTCTTGCATGCTCCACATGCGGCACGGATGAAATCGATCAGCGTTCTTGCACCTCAACTGAGGACACTATATGTGCTCTGTGGGTTACAACTG ATCGCAAGGAGCTGATTTGGGGCCTTGGTGTTGGAATTTCCTTGCTGGTCGTGGTGTTTGTAACAATTGGTGTTGGGCTTTGTGTCTGCTGTTGCTGCCGACGTGCTAAAAGTGATCCAT caaatcaaGTTGAACTTCTAGTCAATAATGTCTGTACGCACGAAGTCGTCAATAGAAGTGGAAACCGAGCACATGGGACTGCTGTTCAGGGACAAAGACCTGAGGAAAATGGGATATTCACACACTTGTTGATCgatgaaacaaatacaaatgacactgcatctcGTAAGGAGTCGGTTCAAGTTATTGTTAGTCACGCCCGCAATAGAGGTAATGCCAGTGGATCTGCTTCACAGGCAAATGGGGCGTCTGTCAACGATATTGCTTCGCACACCGTTAGTGCTCAAGACAACGAGAACGAGACTGAAGAGCCTATCGTTGAAAATGGGCAACTTTGTATTGATAATGCATACATACGCAAGGGAAGAGCTGCAAATGTGATACCTGATGGAAAAAAAGCTGGTGCTAAAA ACAAACCATCCGATGCTTCCGACCCAGAACTGTTTA TGCAGAAAGTCTTTTGCGACCTGTCAAAAGAGATGGATTGCTATTTCAGGATGTTCTTTCGTAAAAATGGaataa GTGACTCTGCTATATCAGTTGTTGGGGAGGAAGAGAAGCTAGTGCGTGAGCAGTGCTACAAACTCTTTCGTGCTTGGGAAAATAATCAGACCGATGTCCGAGAACTACCAGCCATGGAAATCCCATTGGAACTTGTCAGAAGATTGACGTCAATGTTTCGGGAAGACACTGCCATGAATTGTTCATGTACATGCCTGGAAATATTAGAACGTTATGAAAACGCGTGGTTTCGAAAATGCAGACATATAAATACACGCACATAG